From Arcticibacter tournemirensis, one genomic window encodes:
- a CDS encoding PD-(D/E)XK nuclease family transposase — protein sequence MPNFTKEAEDLETDVEKWTYLLKNMSRLDQIPVYLNKRIFQRIFQIAEISNLTPEEQTMYEASLKDKWDYENVLATAMRESKLEGKLEGERKGELKAKLETARE from the coding sequence TTGCCTAATTTTACAAAAGAGGCAGAAGATCTGGAAACAGATGTCGAAAAATGGACATACCTGTTAAAGAATATGAGCCGTTTAGATCAGATCCCGGTCTATCTGAACAAGCGGATATTTCAGCGGATTTTCCAGATAGCAGAAATAAGTAACTTAACACCGGAGGAGCAAACCATGTACGAAGCAAGTTTAAAAGATAAGTGGGATTACGAAAACGTTCTTGCCACTGCAATGAGAGAGAGTAAGCTAGAAGGTAAACTTGAAGGCGAGCGGAAGGGTGAACTTAAAGCAAAACTCGAAACTGCCCGCGAATGA
- a CDS encoding carboxymuconolactone decarboxylase family protein, whose translation MQKRFNIKAVAPNALKAIIGLETYLSQCSISKTTKELIKIRASQINGCAFCINIHTQDAIKSGETNQRIFLLSAWKEVEGVFTEEEKVVLAVTEEITLIQQKGLTDETYTKALQFFSETQIADIIMAVTTINLWNRIVLSTHLLIGESLA comes from the coding sequence ATGCAAAAACGGTTTAACATTAAAGCAGTAGCTCCAAATGCTCTGAAAGCAATTATTGGTTTAGAAACCTATTTATCACAGTGTTCTATCTCCAAAACTACCAAAGAACTCATCAAAATCCGTGCTTCACAAATAAACGGGTGTGCGTTTTGTATTAATATTCACACTCAAGACGCAATTAAAAGTGGTGAAACCAATCAACGTATTTTCTTGCTAAGTGCTTGGAAAGAAGTTGAAGGTGTTTTTACGGAAGAAGAAAAAGTAGTGTTGGCAGTAACGGAAGAGATAACGTTAATCCAACAAAAAGGATTAACAGATGAAACCTACACAAAAGCCTTACAATTTTTTAGCGAAACCCAAATTGCAGATATTATAATGGCAGTTACTACCATCAACCTATGGAACAGGATTGTTCTAAGTACCCACCTATTAATAGGAGAAAGTCTTGCATAA